From Gloeocapsa sp. PCC 73106, the proteins below share one genomic window:
- a CDS encoding Txe/YoeB family addiction module toxin has protein sequence MWKIILIKQKVRILLSILQENPFMNPPPYEKLVGDLSGYYSRRINIKHRLVYRVVLEIHTVEILKMWSHYE, from the coding sequence ATGTGGAAGATTATTCTTATCAAACAAAAAGTTAGAATCTTGTTATCAATCCTACAAGAAAATCCATTTATGAATCCTCCTCCCTATGAGAAACTAGTAGGGGATCTCTCAGGATATTATTCACGTCGGATAAACATCAAGCATCGATTAGTTTATCGCGTAGTTCTAGAAATTCACACCGTAGAAATATTAAAAATGTGGTCACACTACGAATGA
- a CDS encoding type II toxin-antitoxin system Phd/YefM family antitoxin, translated as MEHLSISKAQENLEQLIDQVAENHIPILIEGQQSQAVLISKEDWEAIQETFYLSSIPGFVESIKQAENSPREEWVNAKDLGLLD; from the coding sequence ATGGAACACCTATCTATATCAAAAGCGCAAGAAAACTTAGAGCAATTAATTGACCAAGTAGCTGAAAATCATATTCCTATTCTTATTGAAGGTCAACAGTCTCAGGCTGTCCTTATCTCTAAAGAAGACTGGGAAGCAATTCAGGAAACTTTTTACCTATCATCTATACCTGGTTTTGTTGAATCCATCAAACAAGCAGAGAATAGTCCTCGTGAGGAATGGGTCAATGCTAAAGATCTAGGTTTGCTGGACTGA